From the Sediminispirochaeta bajacaliforniensis DSM 16054 genome, the window ACTGGGTAATGCCCTGGATCAAAAAGTGGTGGAATGGAACAAAATTGGCGAAAAAGAGCTACCTCTACAGTGGTGAACCCAAATAGATGAAGCAATCCGTTCTTGGTATTCCCTCCCTCGACTCCGATCTCCTTCGGGTCAGGGAGGTTATACTTACTCATATTAGAAACAGCAGCCCGACAATCAGAGAGGGACTTGAAGAGCTTATTCTTGCACAGGGTAAGATGCTCAGGCCATCCTTTCTCCTTCTCACGGCGCGATGCGGTAAGTTCTCTAAAAAAAAGGCGTACGATATAGCCGCGGCCATTGAGATGCTTCATATCGCGACACTTATTCATGACGACGTCATCGACGATGCGGATACCCGTAGGGGAGTTCCCGCCGTTCATACAAAAATAGGCATTCGAAAGGCTATTCTGATGGGGGACTACCTCTTCAGTCGCTGTTTTTCGATTGCCGCCCAATATGCGACAATTGAAAACGGCAGGTCCCTTAGCACTGCTGTTGGTTTTATCTGTCAAAGCGAAATTGATCAGTCCACAAAAGAGTACGATTTTGCCGTTTCCCGCAGGACATATCTTCGAAGAATTGCGGGAAAGACA encodes:
- a CDS encoding polyprenyl synthetase family protein → MKQSVLGIPSLDSDLLRVREVILTHIRNSSPTIREGLEELILAQGKMLRPSFLLLTARCGKFSKKKAYDIAAAIEMLHIATLIHDDVIDDADTRRGVPAVHTKIGIRKAILMGDYLFSRCFSIAAQYATIENGRSLSTAVGFICQSEIDQSTKEYDFAVSRRTYLRRIAGKTAALFLLAFHAGASQSKMNKTQVMWARRAGYAIGMAFQIIDDILDYTGSKEVLGKPAGSDLRQGVCTLPLIIARETKHAEEISALIQRLPNDPDVVDALLSIVEESGALATAREEARRYTDRAIEALDHLPANQAREQLLELTRTVLARSY